A stretch of Amycolatopsis balhimycina FH 1894 DNA encodes these proteins:
- a CDS encoding ParA family protein: MNPPPSDSTETSHDVGWTPIAEEAARAARLLHPERTLPRPGRRRVMTVANQKGGVGKTTSTVNLAAALAVHGLKTLVVDLDPQGNASTALDVDHRSGTPSIYEVLIGEVTLAEAAQPTEQSPNLFCVPATIDLAGAEIELVSMASRESRLKEAISSEILDEIGVDYVLIDCPPSLGLLTVNAMVAAQEVLIPIQCEYYALEGLGQLLSNIELVQQHLNRELRVSTILLTMYDGRTKLADQVTNEVRNHFGDTVLKTVIPRSVKVSEAPGYGQTVLAYDPGSRGAMSYVDAAKEIAERGAQMEGSST, translated from the coding sequence GTGAATCCCCCGCCGTCCGACTCCACGGAGACCAGCCACGACGTGGGCTGGACGCCGATCGCCGAAGAAGCCGCCCGCGCCGCGCGTCTGCTGCACCCGGAAAGGACGCTCCCCCGCCCTGGTCGCCGTCGCGTGATGACCGTCGCCAACCAGAAGGGCGGCGTCGGCAAGACCACCAGCACGGTCAACCTCGCCGCCGCGCTCGCCGTCCATGGGCTCAAGACGCTCGTCGTCGACCTCGACCCGCAGGGCAACGCGAGCACCGCGCTCGACGTCGACCACCGGTCCGGGACGCCCTCCATCTACGAGGTGCTCATCGGCGAGGTGACGCTCGCGGAGGCGGCCCAGCCGACCGAGCAGTCCCCCAACCTCTTCTGCGTCCCCGCGACGATCGACCTCGCCGGCGCCGAGATCGAGCTCGTCTCGATGGCGTCCCGCGAGTCCCGGCTCAAGGAGGCCATCTCCTCGGAGATCCTCGACGAGATCGGCGTCGACTACGTCCTCATCGATTGCCCGCCGTCGCTCGGTCTGCTGACGGTCAACGCGATGGTCGCCGCGCAGGAGGTGCTCATCCCGATCCAGTGCGAGTACTACGCCCTCGAAGGTCTCGGGCAGCTGCTGAGCAACATCGAACTCGTGCAGCAGCACCTCAACCGCGAACTCCGCGTCTCGACGATCCTCCTCACCATGTACGACGGCCGGACCAAGCTGGCCGACCAGGTGACGAACGAGGTGCGGAACCACTTCGGCGACACCGTGCTGAAGACCGTCATCCCCCGCAGCGTGAAGGTGTCCGAGGCACCCGGATACGGCCAGACGGTGCTGGCTTACGATCCCGGTTCGCGTGGGGCGATGAGCTACGTCGACGCGGCCAAGGAGATCGCCGAGCGCGGCGCACAGATGGAGGGCAGTTCGACATGA
- the rsmG gene encoding 16S rRNA (guanine(527)-N(7))-methyltransferase RsmG gives MSLEQAAAAVRAAAERVFGEHVDQAAGYVELLERHGVERGLIGPREVERLWERHVLNSAVIGEQLPPGARVVDVGSGAGLPGVPLAIARPDLDIVLLEPMARRVDWLAEVAEKLELPITIVRGRAEERPVREQLGGADIVTARAVAPLAKLADWCLPLVRPDGFLVALKGASAADEIDRDGAAIREAGGADPLIVECGAAVLEVPSTVVKIRRLPSKTAPGKPKARSRKR, from the coding sequence GTGAGCTTGGAGCAGGCCGCCGCGGCGGTGCGAGCCGCGGCGGAGCGAGTGTTCGGTGAGCACGTCGACCAAGCGGCCGGGTACGTCGAACTCCTGGAGCGCCACGGCGTCGAGCGTGGCCTGATCGGACCCCGGGAAGTCGAGCGGCTGTGGGAACGGCACGTGCTCAACTCGGCGGTGATCGGCGAGCAGCTGCCCCCAGGGGCTCGCGTCGTCGACGTCGGGTCGGGGGCGGGGCTTCCGGGAGTACCGCTGGCGATCGCGCGACCGGACCTCGATATCGTTCTGCTCGAACCGATGGCCCGCCGGGTGGACTGGCTGGCCGAGGTCGCCGAGAAGCTGGAACTCCCGATTACCATCGTCCGTGGACGCGCGGAGGAGCGGCCTGTGCGTGAGCAGCTCGGTGGCGCCGACATCGTCACCGCTCGCGCGGTCGCCCCGCTCGCCAAGCTCGCGGACTGGTGCCTGCCGCTCGTCCGTCCCGACGGCTTCCTGGTCGCCCTCAAAGGTGCCAGCGCGGCGGACGAGATCGATCGGGACGGCGCTGCCATCCGCGAGGCCGGCGGTGCCGATCCGCTGATCGTCGAGTGCGGTGCGGCTGTGCTCGAGGTCCCCAGCACGGTCGTGAAGATCCGTCGCCTGCCGTCGAAGACGGCGCCGGGCAAGCCGAAGGCGCGGAGCAGGAAGCGTTAA